A genomic segment from Salvelinus alpinus chromosome 8, SLU_Salpinus.1, whole genome shotgun sequence encodes:
- the LOC139582614 gene encoding BTB/POZ domain-containing protein 9-like — translation MSNNSNPLRPLASVSEIDHIHLLSEQLGALVPGEEYSDVTFIVEEKRFPAHRVILAARCHYFRALLYGGMKESQPQAEVTLEETRAEAFSMLLHYLYTGRASLSSAREEVLLDFLGLAHRYGLQPLEDSTSEFLRTILHTHNVCLVFDVASLYSLGALSEACCAYMDRHAPEVLASDGFLTLSKTALLTVVRRDSFAASEKEIFQALCRWCRQTGEGGATQEVMSAVRLPLMSLMEMLNVVRPSGLLSPDDLLDAIKTRSESRDMDLNYRGILIPEENIATMKYGAQVVKGELKSALLDGDTQNYDLDHGFSRHPIEEDGCAGLQIKLGQAYILNHIRILLWDRDSRSYSYYIEVSMDELDWMRVVDHSKYLCRSWQNLFFTPRVARYVRIVGTHNSVNKVFHLVSLECMFTHRSFTLEKGLLVPNENMATIAACSSVIEGVSRSRNALLNGDTRNYDWDSGYTCHQLGSGAIVIQLAQPYSIGSLRLLLWDCDERSYSYYIEVSTNQQEWTKVVDRTKVPCRSWQTLKFDKQPASFIRIVGTHNSANEVFHCVHFECPAQSDAEVKEGSPGQESSSTSQNPRPVLPSRTHSLLPSLPSSSSTSSQPHL, via the exons ATGAGTAACAACAGCAATCCTTTGCGTCCACTGGCCTCTGTGTCAGAGATTGACCACATCCACCTGCTATCAGAGCAGCTGGGCGCCTTGGTTCCAGGTGAAGAGTACAGTGATGTCACCTTCATTGTGGAGGAGAAACGCTTCCCGGCCCATAGGGTCATTTTGGCAGCACGATGTCACTACTTCAG AGCTCTGCTGTATGGAGGGATGAAGGAGTCCCAGCCGCAGGCGGAGGTGACACTGGAGGAGACCCGAGCCGAGGCTTTCTCCATGCTCCTCCACTACCTTTACACGGGCCGGGCTAGCCTCAGCTCAGCCCGCGAGGAGGTGCTGCTGGACTTCCTGGGTCTGGCCCACCGCTACGGCCTCCAACCACTAGAGGACTCCACCTCTGAGTTCCTGCGCACCATCCTGCACACGCACAACGTGTGTTTGGTGTTTGACGTGGCCAGCCTGTACTCTCTGGGTGCGCTCAGTGAAGCATGCTGCGCCTACATGGACCGGCATGCCCCGGAGGTCCTGGCCTCGGACGGCTTCCTCACGTTGTCCAAG ACTGCTCTGCTGACTGTGGTACGGAGGGACTCGTTTGCAGCGAGCGAGAAGGAGATCTTCCAGGCGCTGTGTCGCTGGTGCCGGCAGACCGGGGAGGGTGGCGCCACGCAGGAAGTGATGTCGGCCGTGCGGCTGCCGCTCATGAGTCTGATGGAGATGCTAAACGTGGTGCGTCCCTCGGGACTTCTCAGCCCAGACGACCTGCTGGACGCCATCAAGACGCGCTCAGAGAGCCGCGACATGGACCTCAACTACCGCGGCATCCTCA TCCCAGAGGAGAATATTGCCACTATGAAGTATGGGGCCCAGGTGGTGAAGGGAGAGCTGAAGTCAGCGCTGCTGGACGGAGACACCCAGAACTACGACTTGGACCACGGCTTTTCAAGACACCCCATAGAGGAGGATGGCTGCGCTGGCCTCCAGATTAAGCTGGGTCAGGCCTACATCCTCAACCATATCCGCATCCTGCTCTGGGACAGAGACAGCCG GTCTTATTCTTACTATATTGAAGTGTCCATGGATGAGCTGGATTGGATGCGTGTTGTAGACCATTCCAAGTATCTGTGTCGCTCTTGGCAGAACCTCTTCTTTACACCACGTGTAGCCAG GTACGTGCGCATTGTAGGGACGCATAACTCTGTCAACAAGGTCTTCCATCTAGTGAGTTTGGAGTGTATGTTCACACACCGCTCATTCACTCTGGAAAAAGGTCTTCTCG TCCCCAATGAGAACATGGCTACCATCGCGGCCTGTTCCAGTGTCATCGAGGGGGTGAGTCGGAGCAGAAACGCCCTGCTCAACGGCGACACCCGCAACTACGACTGGGACTCTGGCTACACCTGTCACCAGCTGGGCTCTGGGGCCATCGTCATCCAACTGGCTCAGCCTTACTCTATAGGCTccttaag ACTACTACTGTGGGACTGTGATGAGCGATCCTACAGTTACTACATTGAGGTCTCCACCAATCAGCAGGAGTGGACAAAGGTGGTGGACCGCACCAAGGTGCCATGTCG GTCGTGGCAGACGCTCAAATTCGACAAGCAGCCTGCCTCTTTTATCCGCATCGTAGGAACTCACAACTCCGCAAACGAG GTGTTCCATTGTGTCCACTTTGAGTGTCCGGCCCAGTCTGACGCAGAGGTGAAAGAGGGTAGTCCTGGGCAGGAGTCCAGTTCCACGTCCCAGAACCCCAGACCTGTTCTGCCCTCCCGTACCCACAGCCTGCTCCCCTCCCTgccctcctcatcctccacctcctcacaaccccacctctga